From Tripterygium wilfordii isolate XIE 37 chromosome 13, ASM1340144v1, whole genome shotgun sequence, the proteins below share one genomic window:
- the LOC120012491 gene encoding uncharacterized protein At2g23090-like produces MGGGNGQKAKMAREKNLEKSKASKGSQLETNKKAMSIQCKVCMQTFMCTTTEVKCQEHAAAKHPKSDLYACFPHLKK; encoded by the exons ATGGGTGGAGGCAATGGCCAAAAGGCGAAGATGGCGCGTGAAAAGAACCTGGAGAAGTCCAAAGCTTCCAAAG GAAGTCAGTTAGAAACGAACAAGAAAGCGATGTCGATCCag TGCAAGGTGTGCATGCAAACCTTCATGTGCACTACTACAGAGGTGAAATGCCAGGAGCATGCTGCGGCAAAGCACCCTAAATCTGACCTTTATGCTTGTTTCCCTCATCTTAAAAAGTGA
- the LOC120012490 gene encoding protein CONSERVED IN THE GREEN LINEAGE AND DIATOMS 27, chloroplastic isoform X2, translated as MDGSTRGFRGQNWDPGLEIEVPFEQRPVNEYSSLKDSGLYSWGELGPGSLFLRLGGLWLAAFTVLGAPVAAASFNPSREPLRFALAAGTGTLFLVSLLVLRIYLGWSYVGDRLLSAVIPYEESGWYDGQMWVKPPEVLARDRLLGSYKVKPVIQMLKQTLVGIGVLLVAAASLFVFARPVEEFFQNAMTTKENSLNNPPSKINMKFNIRGVASTASGGNAG; from the exons ATGGATGGGAGTACAAGGGGCTTCAGGGGCCAAAACTGGGATCCTGGCTTGGAAATTGAAGTTCCTTTTGAACAACGGCCG GTGAATGAGTACTCCTCTCTCAAAGATTCAGGCTTGTACTCGTGGGGTGAACTGGGTCCAGGGTCCCTTTTCCTTCGTCTCGGAGGTCTCTGGTTGGCAGCATTTACTGTACTTGGGGCTCCAGTTGCAGCGGCAAGTTTCAATCCTTCAAGG GAACCTTTACGATTTGCGCTAGCTGCTGGAACAGGAACTCTATTCCTTGTGTCACTGCTCGTCCTAAGAATTTATTTG GGATGGAGTTATGTTGGTGATAGACTCTTATCAGCAGTGATACCTTATGAAGAGAGTGGATGGTACGATGGACAAATGTGGGTAAAACCACCTGAG GTGCTCGCTCGTGACCGACTCTTGGGTTCTTACAAG GTTAAACCAGTCATTCAAATGTTGAAACAAACACTGGTCGGAATAGGGGTATTACTCGTAGCAGCAGCGTCGCTTTTTGTCTTTGCTAGGCCAGTGGAGGAGTTCTTTCAAAATGCCATGACGACTAAGGAGAATTCATTAAACAATCCACCTTCAAAAATCAACATGAAGTTCAACATAAG AGGAGTTGCTTCGACTGCCAGTGGAGGTAATGCAGGATGA
- the LOC120012615 gene encoding uncharacterized protein LOC120012615, whose product MACEGKLGNCNFFQEEEDEEEALSLSDLPINLNKEERNNKSDVDEESQPLIKCEEDFDFRSWSRESEMCAADDVFFQGQILPLRHSISSENGLTKFNPETLKTSHWVSRSESMDHYGSLGGFSSRSSSTKSHYSSSSTSSTSTTTARNPKPRIRNQFHTHPSPKPQIRVSTTPLPTNLTRRSTIWEFFRVGLVRTPGIEFQDLKARSSISRNSSSDRSNTGHSEQSTNMEKQGKQRKHMFFDRERLLGGCSCSVGSAVKPVPQKIVVIRSNFEDSNHNIKGSARESKEHIEKQLQELKKKKKLMMEKQQGKQNESRHHRTFEWIKQLSHGSGHPDS is encoded by the coding sequence ATGGCGTGTGAGGGAAAATTGGGAAACTGTAATTTCTTTCAAGAAGAAGAGGACGAGGAGGAGGCATTATCACTCTCTGATCTGCCGATCAATTTGAACAAGGAAGAGAGAAACAACAAATCAGACGTTGATGAAGAATCTCAACCGTTGATCAAATGCGAAGAGGATTTTGATTTTCGTTCATGGAGTAGAGAATCAGAAATGTGCGCAGCTGACGACGTCTTCTTTCAAGGCCAAATTCTCCCTCTGCGTCACTCAATCAGTTCAGAGAATGGTCTAACCAAGTTCAACCCAGAGACCCTGAAAACGAGCCATTGGGTTTCCAGGTCCGAGTCCATGGACCATTATGGTTCATTAGGTGGGTTCAGTAGCAGAAGCAGTAGTACCAAGAGCCACTACTCATCAAGCAGCACCAGCTCTACCAGCACCACCACAGcaagaaatccaaaacccagAATCCGAAACCAATTCCACACACACCCGAGCCCCAAACCCCAAATCAGAGTCTCCACTACTCCTCTGCCCACTAATCTCACTCGAAGATCCACAATCTGGGAATTTTTCAGAGTGGGTTTGGTCCGCACACCAGGAATCGAATTTCAAGATCTTAAGGCTCGCAGTTCCATTAGTCGTAATAGCAGTAGTGACAGGAGTAATACGGGTCACAGTGAACAGAGTACGAATATGGAGAAACAGGGGAAGCAGAGAAAACATATGTTCTTTGATAGAGAGAGATTGTTAGGAGGGTGCAGTTGTTCAGTTGGCAGTGCCGTAAAACCAGTTCCCCAGAAAATTGTTGTCATCAGAAGTAATTTTGAAGACAGTAATCACAATATTAAAGGGAGTGCAAGAGAATCCAAAGAGCATATAGAGAAGCAGTTGCAGgagctgaagaagaagaagaaattaatgatGGAAAAGCAGCAAGGAAAGCAGAACGAGTCACGTCATCATCGAACGTTTGAATGGATAAAGCAACTTTCACATGGATCTGGACATCCCGACTCGTGA
- the LOC120012490 gene encoding protein CONSERVED IN THE GREEN LINEAGE AND DIATOMS 27, chloroplastic isoform X1: MDGSTRGFRGQNWDPGLEIEVPFEQRPVNEYSSLKDSGLYSWGELGPGSLFLRLGGLWLAAFTVLGAPVAAASFNPSREPLRFALAAGTGTLFLVSLLVLRIYLGWSYVGDRLLSAVIPYEESGWYDGQMWVKPPEVLARDRLLGSYKVKPVIQMLKQTLVGIGVLLVAAASLFVFARPVEEFFQNAMTTKENSLNNPPSKINMKFNIRKEELLRLPVEVMQDDDLAAAAAEAADGRPVYCRDRYYRALAGGQYCKWEDLVK, translated from the exons ATGGATGGGAGTACAAGGGGCTTCAGGGGCCAAAACTGGGATCCTGGCTTGGAAATTGAAGTTCCTTTTGAACAACGGCCG GTGAATGAGTACTCCTCTCTCAAAGATTCAGGCTTGTACTCGTGGGGTGAACTGGGTCCAGGGTCCCTTTTCCTTCGTCTCGGAGGTCTCTGGTTGGCAGCATTTACTGTACTTGGGGCTCCAGTTGCAGCGGCAAGTTTCAATCCTTCAAGG GAACCTTTACGATTTGCGCTAGCTGCTGGAACAGGAACTCTATTCCTTGTGTCACTGCTCGTCCTAAGAATTTATTTG GGATGGAGTTATGTTGGTGATAGACTCTTATCAGCAGTGATACCTTATGAAGAGAGTGGATGGTACGATGGACAAATGTGGGTAAAACCACCTGAG GTGCTCGCTCGTGACCGACTCTTGGGTTCTTACAAG GTTAAACCAGTCATTCAAATGTTGAAACAAACACTGGTCGGAATAGGGGTATTACTCGTAGCAGCAGCGTCGCTTTTTGTCTTTGCTAGGCCAGTGGAGGAGTTCTTTCAAAATGCCATGACGACTAAGGAGAATTCATTAAACAATCCACCTTCAAAAATCAACATGAAGTTCAACATAAG AAAAGAGGAGTTGCTTCGACTGCCAGTGGAGGTAATGCAGGATGACGATCTAGCAGCAGCTGCAGCTGAAGCTGCTGATGGAAGACCAGTATACTGCAGAGACAGATATTATCGGGCATTAGCAGGAGGGCAGTACTGCAAATGGGAAGATCTAGTCAAGTAA
- the LOC120012489 gene encoding uncharacterized protein LOC120012489: MVLLAFSIRSNYYSNAKRHLLFLSHRSCRTRWFGSGPESTRIEFPVQNAYELLGVPENSSFAEIKASFRRLAKETHPDLSDSKNDSTASQRFVQILAAYEILSDSQKRSHYDQYLLSQRKFMQQHSRECSTSYTYKSYMTVSKEMEVVEWLKWYRFAINDILSEKKVVVGTGYFDVLEHDFYAAMHTAYFGPVIESMDLLPDRFEAEERSMYETPEVLHLVSGRDLFGMVCLVNDIPELASIHSEKLTSSKSRGLYISQLIEDTRTGRKPKIVDDVKISNTEAENTAFYKSDTYRDLELHVLGKVVATATRVPPKSSFHEVDNKDGQDHIHVYLCSDSLGGVKWSNGKSCMSNSVGSRIRLGTITGLGTSPDEGSCFVYDSSGTKTHVIMKHRTLLVKHMHWYGVGDEVSVCECRCSRARLPPSKFWLFEPRCGMHDIGGWYVETFGRDKKGRTVAAQRYWNGFGSSEQFETRLHPAVYLLALAYRTLDLEDAKRKKLTVTDAVDRKLFKLLRWCKKVF, from the exons ATGGTGCTTCTTGCCTTTTCAATTCGATCGAATTACTACAGCAACGCGAAGCGCCATCTGTTATTCTTATCGCATCGGAGTTGCAGGACAAGGTGGTTCGGTAGCGGCCCTGAGTCGACAAGGATTGAGTTCCCCGTACAGAACGCATACGAGCTGTTAGGAGTTCCGGAGAACAGCTCATTCGCAGAAATTAAAGCTTCATTTCGCAGATTGGCCAAGGAAACTCATCCGGACCTCTCCGACTCGAAGAATGATTCCACCGCTTCTCAACGTTTCGTTCAAATTCTTGCTGCTTATGAG ATTCTCTCAGATTCTCAGAAGAGGAGCCATTATGATCAATATCTGTTATCCCAGAGAAAATTTATGCAGCAACATTCTCGAGAATGTTCAACATCGTATACATATAAATCATATATGACAGTAAGTAAGGAGATGGAAGTTGTTGAATGGTTGAAGTGGTACAGATTTGCTATAAATGATATACTGTCCGAGAAGAAGGTGGTAGTTGGAACAGGCTATTTTGATGTACTTGAACATGATTTTTATGCCGCCATGCACACAGCATACTTTGGTCCTGTTATCGAGTCAATGGACCTTCTTCCCGACCGCTTTGAAGCTGAAGAGAGATCCATGTATGAAACTCCTGAGGTGCTGCACTTGGTTTCTGGGAGAGATCTTTTTGGAATGGTCTGCCTGGTCAATGATATTCCGGAATTAGCTTCTATCCACAGTGAGAAGTTGACATCCTCCAAGTCCAGGGGTTTATACATCTCCCAATTAATTGAAGATACACGTACTGGCAGGAAACCTAAAATAGTGGATGATGTCAAAATTTCTAACACAGAAGCTGAAAATACTGCATTTTACAAATCTGATACATATAGAGATTTAGAGCTGCATGTTTTGGGAAAAGTGGTTGCTACTGCCACCAGAGTCCCTCCTAAAAGCAGTTTCCATGAAGTGGACAATAAAGATGGTCAAGATCACATACATGTCTATCTCTGTTCAGATTCACTAGGCGGTGTCAAATGGAGTAATGGAAAGTCCTGTATGAGTAATTCAGTTGGCTCAAGGATTCGACTGGGAACTATAACTGGATTAGGGACTAGCCCAGATGAAGGTTCATGCTTTGTCTATGATAGCAGTGGTACAAAAACCCATGTGATAATGAAACATAGGACATTGCTG GTGAAGCATATGCACTGGTATGGAGTGGGAGATGAAGTTTCAGTCTGCGAGTGTAGATGCAGTAGAGCCCGGTTACCACCTAGCAA ATTTTGGCTGTTTGAGCCTCGCTGTGGCATGCATGACATAGGTGGTTGGTATGTTGAAACATTTGGCAGAGATAAAAAGGGCCGGACAGTCGCAGCACAAAGGTATTGGAATGGCTTTGGTTCAagcgagcaatttgagac GAGACTCCATCCAGCAGTGTACTTGCTAGCTCTTGCATATAGAACTCTAGATCTTGAAGatgcaaaaagaaagaaactgaCAGTAACGGATGCTGTTGATAGAAAACTCTTTAAACTCCTCAGGTGGTGCAAGAAAGTTTTTTAG